A single Staphylococcus muscae DNA region contains:
- a CDS encoding SLC13 family permease, which produces MSFNQSNRTLLVTIFCLLFAIMIFALSDFSYFGKLSIILFVVSLVLFVMTSLPPTLVAMLLLTTGIVLGLPKTLLFNSFDQDIIWLMIGAFMVSGVLEQSGLIQRMTTWVLSQGQTRKMNRLIFSLVQVVSIVIPSTSSRAVILLPLYQQIIAKLPQYKTFYSLLFPVLILMGSNLTLLGAGSHLIGMGLLQAQNKDVLSYFEFLYLAAPFGVMIAIISVWVIYRYTHMSNVSTGVDEQSKISQPYTNHEKKTLILLIITVIFWLTEWLHHIDIAVITFFIALMMTLPVFNMMTFKDSLKFINWNLILFVAAASALGTLLVEYKVIDQLQKSLFSKLTTMTHIHDGIILILICVVTVLSHLIITSHTTRAVVLIPSFLVLSELYQLNATSVVFIALIGMNYCLTFPVSSKALLVFFEGNAGFSSKQLMQLSLILTPIYIMLMVLFYYCYWQPIGLTL; this is translated from the coding sequence ATGTCGTTTAATCAATCTAATCGAACGTTGCTGGTGACAATCTTTTGCTTATTGTTTGCTATTATGATATTTGCGCTAAGCGACTTTAGTTATTTTGGTAAACTCAGCATTATTTTATTCGTCGTATCATTAGTGCTATTTGTGATGACATCACTGCCACCCACACTTGTCGCAATGTTATTACTTACAACGGGTATCGTACTTGGATTGCCGAAAACATTGTTATTCAATTCATTTGATCAAGATATTATTTGGTTGATGATCGGTGCATTTATGGTTAGTGGTGTGCTAGAACAAAGTGGTTTGATACAACGCATGACAACTTGGGTGTTGAGTCAAGGACAGACACGGAAAATGAATCGATTAATCTTTTCACTTGTACAAGTGGTAAGTATCGTAATTCCGTCGACATCTTCTCGAGCGGTCATCTTATTGCCACTTTATCAACAAATTATCGCAAAGTTACCGCAGTATAAGACGTTTTATAGTTTATTATTTCCCGTACTGATATTAATGGGATCTAATTTGACACTATTAGGTGCAGGGAGTCATCTCATAGGCATGGGATTACTACAAGCACAAAACAAAGATGTGCTGAGTTACTTTGAGTTTTTATATTTAGCTGCACCATTTGGTGTCATGATAGCAATCATATCCGTATGGGTGATTTATCGATATACACATATGTCGAACGTCTCAACGGGTGTTGACGAACAGTCAAAAATAAGTCAGCCGTATACGAATCATGAGAAAAAGACGTTAATACTTCTTATCATTACAGTCATTTTTTGGTTAACAGAATGGCTTCATCATATTGATATTGCTGTCATTACGTTTTTCATTGCGTTGATGATGACATTACCTGTTTTTAATATGATGACTTTTAAAGATAGTTTAAAGTTTATTAATTGGAACTTGATTTTATTTGTAGCAGCAGCAAGTGCATTAGGGACATTGCTCGTAGAATATAAAGTTATCGATCAATTACAGAAGTCATTGTTTTCAAAACTAACAACGATGACGCATATTCATGATGGGATCATACTCATATTGATTTGTGTCGTTACTGTATTATCACATCTCATCATTACAAGTCATACTACGAGAGCTGTCGTTCTGATACCTAGCTTTTTAGTCTTGTCAGAGTTATATCAGTTAAATGCAACGTCTGTTGTGTTTATTGCACTTATTGGCATGAATTATTGCTTAACGTTTCCCGTGAGTTCGAAAGCGCTTTTGGTATTTTTTGAAGGTAACGCAGGATTTAGTTCCAAACAGCTCATGCAGTTGAGTTTGATTTTAACGCCCATTTATATTATGTTGATGGTGCTATTTTATTATTGTTATTGGCAACCAATTGGACTAACACTTTAA
- the truA gene encoding tRNA pseudouridine(38-40) synthase TruA — protein MPRILVKISYHGGQFLGFQIQNQGRTVQGYFEKILKRMHKQPVRIHPSSRTDRGVHAKEQYFHFDTELNIEPTKWQYALNRSLPDDIYVHDVQFVDDNFHCRYDCVGKTYRYSVYQSEHRNPFLSQLKTFESNPLDIVAMNEAAQHFIGTHDFTSFCSQKTEVESKERTIYESRVEQTAEGLDFVITGSGFLYNMVRVIMAYILEVGKGKREAADVPKLLEAKDRNLVPHTAPSEGLYLEKVYLSPEALQADFGEGIKIHYKKSTQNS, from the coding sequence ATGCCAAGAATTTTAGTAAAAATTAGTTATCATGGGGGACAATTTTTAGGCTTTCAAATTCAAAATCAAGGGCGCACAGTTCAAGGATATTTTGAGAAAATACTAAAGCGTATGCATAAACAACCTGTACGCATCCACCCGTCGAGCCGTACAGATCGCGGCGTGCACGCAAAAGAACAGTATTTTCATTTTGATACGGAGTTGAATATTGAGCCAACAAAATGGCAGTATGCGTTGAATAGAAGCCTTCCAGATGACATCTACGTTCATGATGTACAGTTTGTTGATGACAACTTTCATTGTCGTTATGATTGTGTAGGTAAAACCTATCGCTATTCGGTCTATCAATCAGAACATCGTAATCCTTTCTTATCACAATTGAAGACGTTTGAATCGAATCCATTGGATATTGTGGCAATGAATGAAGCAGCACAACATTTTATTGGAACACATGATTTTACATCTTTTTGTTCTCAAAAAACTGAGGTGGAAAGTAAAGAGCGGACAATATACGAAAGTCGCGTAGAACAGACAGCAGAAGGTTTAGACTTTGTGATAACAGGGTCTGGTTTCTTATATAATATGGTACGTGTTATCATGGCGTATATATTGGAAGTAGGAAAAGGAAAGCGAGAAGCAGCAGACGTCCCAAAATTACTTGAAGCAAAAGATCGCAATCTTGTTCCACATACAGCACCTTCAGAAGGCTTGTATTTAGAAAAGGTATACTTAAGTCCAGAAGCGTTACAAGCGGATTTTGGTGAAGGAATTAAAATTCACTATAAAAAATCCACGCAAAATTCTTAA
- a CDS encoding MmcQ/YjbR family DNA-binding protein yields the protein MLTRKTVLSYVQQQHDVSPDYPWEKYPNYVALRHKKNGKWFALMMDITADKLGIDSNKVIDVVNVKVEKEFMGVLRQKQGVYEAYHMNKANWVTLHLEELSLLDELTEFIDASYDLTS from the coding sequence ATGCTGACACGAAAAACTGTTTTGTCATATGTTCAACAACAACACGATGTGTCACCTGACTATCCGTGGGAGAAGTACCCAAATTATGTGGCTTTGAGACATAAAAAGAATGGTAAATGGTTTGCACTTATGATGGATATTACAGCAGATAAACTAGGGATAGACAGCAACAAAGTCATTGATGTTGTAAATGTCAAAGTAGAGAAGGAATTCATGGGTGTATTGAGACAAAAACAAGGTGTATATGAGGCTTATCATATGAATAAAGCAAATTGGGTGACTTTGCATTTGGAAGAGTTGTCATTACTTGATGAACTGACTGAGTTTATCGATGCGAGTTACGATTTAACAAGTTAA
- a CDS encoding amino acid ABC transporter substrate-binding protein, protein MKRILLLMVAFAIVLAACGNGNDSKNSSKNEDKKIVVGTEGTYAPFTFHDKNDKLTGYDVEVTKAVAKEMGYDVEFKETQWDSMFAGLDAGRFDVIANQVGINDERKEKYKFSDPYTYSNGVLVVAEDNDDIKSFDDVKDRKLAQTLTSNYGKLAESKGAEITKVDGFNQAMDLLLSNRVEGTFNDNISYLDYKKQKPNAKIKAIEGDAEQSQSAFAFSKKTDDKVVEDFNKGLKKLKDNGELEKISKKWFGENVSEPK, encoded by the coding sequence ATGAAAAGAATTTTGTTATTAATGGTTGCCTTTGCGATTGTACTTGCTGCATGCGGTAATGGTAACGACTCAAAGAATAGTAGTAAAAACGAAGATAAAAAGATTGTAGTGGGAACTGAAGGGACATACGCACCATTCACATTCCATGATAAAAATGACAAGTTAACAGGTTACGATGTAGAAGTAACAAAAGCAGTTGCGAAAGAAATGGGTTATGACGTTGAATTCAAAGAAACACAATGGGACTCAATGTTTGCAGGTCTTGATGCAGGTCGTTTTGATGTCATTGCTAACCAAGTGGGGATTAACGATGAAAGAAAAGAGAAATACAAATTCTCAGATCCATACACTTATTCAAATGGTGTATTAGTCGTTGCTGAAGATAATGATGATATTAAATCATTTGATGATGTAAAAGATAGAAAACTTGCACAAACATTAACATCAAATTACGGTAAGCTTGCAGAATCTAAAGGTGCAGAGATTACAAAAGTAGACGGTTTCAACCAAGCGATGGATTTATTGTTATCTAACCGTGTTGAAGGAACTTTCAATGACAATATCTCATATTTAGATTACAAAAAACAAAAACCAAATGCGAAAATTAAAGCAATCGAAGGCGATGCAGAACAAAGTCAATCAGCATTTGCATTCAGCAAGAAAACAGATGATAAAGTTGTAGAAGACTTCAATAAAGGTTTGAAAAAATTAAAAGATAATGGTGAATTAGAAAAAATTAGTAAGAAATGGTTCGGCGAAAATGTTTCAGAACCTAAATAA
- a CDS encoding NAD(P)H-dependent flavin oxidoreductase, with translation MTEEKVIILKNRVTEVLGIEKPIIQGPMFWLTSGKFVGAISKAGALGVLGFNAGQTETAETLEKSVENMRKEIEIARSITSNPIGMNVSPSPEVEEVSKAMFDLMVETGVEVAVMVGSFDKEWTKRYHENGIKVVFRPHTPSVENVEEAIQGGADVIVATGFDEGGTVPDRVIGTFSIIPLIVDAAKGRVPVIGAGGIADERTAKAAMVLGAEGIYVGSAFLMAEESNMAQNIKEQVKNFDATDMLMYNDYSSYYRSIPGELPNELQEMSDKGATKQEIFDKHYGYKGMRNGMVFGDLSKGYASFGLGISFMNEIEPAAAIVDRLMRGIES, from the coding sequence ATGACTGAGGAAAAGGTGATTATTTTGAAAAACCGTGTAACGGAAGTATTAGGAATTGAAAAACCGATTATTCAAGGGCCAATGTTCTGGTTAACAAGTGGTAAGTTTGTTGGTGCGATTAGTAAAGCAGGGGCTTTAGGGGTATTAGGATTTAATGCAGGACAAACTGAAACAGCAGAAACGCTAGAGAAGTCAGTTGAAAATATGCGTAAAGAAATTGAAATTGCGAGATCAATCACAAGTAACCCAATTGGAATGAATGTGAGTCCATCTCCAGAAGTGGAAGAAGTTTCAAAAGCAATGTTTGATCTTATGGTAGAAACGGGTGTTGAAGTTGCTGTTATGGTAGGTTCTTTCGATAAAGAGTGGACGAAACGCTATCATGAAAATGGTATTAAAGTGGTGTTCCGTCCACATACACCATCAGTAGAAAATGTAGAAGAAGCGATTCAAGGTGGGGCGGATGTCATTGTTGCAACTGGTTTTGATGAAGGTGGCACAGTACCTGACCGTGTCATTGGAACATTCTCTATCATTCCGTTAATTGTAGATGCTGCGAAAGGACGTGTGCCAGTCATTGGTGCAGGTGGTATTGCTGATGAACGTACAGCAAAAGCAGCTATGGTACTTGGGGCGGAAGGTATTTATGTAGGAAGTGCCTTTTTGATGGCAGAAGAGTCTAATATGGCTCAAAATATTAAAGAACAAGTTAAAAATTTTGATGCGACTGATATGTTGATGTATAACGATTACAGTTCTTATTATCGTTCAATTCCAGGTGAGTTGCCGAATGAACTACAAGAAATGAGTGATAAGGGCGCAACAAAACAAGAAATTTTTGATAAACACTACGGCTACAAAGGCATGCGTAATGGTATGGTATTTGGTGATTTATCGAAAGGTTATGCATCATTTGGTCTCGGTATCTCATTTATGAATGAAATTGAGCCTGCAGCGGCAATTGTTGATCGTCTCATGCGTGGTATTGAATCATAA
- a CDS encoding AlbA family DNA-binding domain-containing protein: protein MESYNTEYKECMPKPQQMKAEIVSFLNSNNGGTIFLGVDDNGDPIIYESEAHRKKLYKEWEETLMNWIATAFRPEVTGLVMIEPNEIPFKISVSAGVNKPYYYTDGDGFNSKGIYIRTGSSKRKASDEEVRRMMNRHIANSFDGEMSIIIMQG from the coding sequence ATGGAGAGTTATAACACGGAATATAAGGAATGTATGCCCAAACCACAACAAATGAAAGCAGAAATAGTCTCATTTTTAAACAGTAATAATGGTGGTACAATATTTTTAGGCGTAGATGATAATGGAGATCCTATTATATATGAAAGTGAAGCGCACCGAAAAAAATTATATAAAGAATGGGAAGAAACATTAATGAATTGGATTGCAACTGCATTTCGACCCGAAGTCACTGGTCTTGTAATGATTGAACCAAATGAAATCCCATTTAAAATATCAGTTAGTGCAGGAGTAAATAAACCATATTACTATACTGACGGTGATGGATTTAATTCTAAAGGAATATACATACGTACAGGAAGTTCTAAGAGGAAAGCGAGCGACGAAGAAGTTAGAAGAATGATGAATAGGCATATTGCTAATTCATTTGATGGAGAAATGAGTATTATAATAATGCAGGGCTAA
- a CDS encoding amino acid ABC transporter ATP-binding protein, with amino-acid sequence MIQLQNIKKSFNDKEVIKGISLSVAQGEVITLIGKSGSGKTTLLRMINALELPTEGTVYVNGETYTNDDKKSQIKVRKQSGMVFQSYNLFPHKTAIENVMEGLVTVKRMNKQQAHEEALQLLRKVGLESVKDQRPHALSGGQQQRVAIARALAMNPEVMLFDEPTSALDPELVNDVLKVIKDLANEGMTMVIVTHEMRFAREVSDRVIFINEGLIGEEGKPEVLFNQPQTEELKKFFNVIDI; translated from the coding sequence ATGATTCAACTTCAAAATATTAAAAAGTCATTTAATGATAAAGAAGTCATCAAAGGGATTAGTCTTTCAGTAGCACAAGGTGAAGTGATTACATTAATTGGCAAGTCAGGTTCTGGTAAGACGACGCTATTGCGTATGATCAACGCATTAGAATTGCCAACTGAAGGGACTGTATATGTGAATGGTGAAACATATACGAATGATGACAAAAAGTCTCAGATCAAAGTGAGAAAGCAATCTGGAATGGTCTTCCAAAGCTATAATCTCTTTCCGCATAAAACAGCCATCGAAAATGTGATGGAAGGTCTTGTGACAGTGAAGAGGATGAACAAGCAACAAGCGCATGAAGAAGCCTTACAATTGCTTAGAAAAGTAGGTTTAGAAAGTGTCAAAGATCAAAGACCTCATGCATTATCAGGAGGTCAGCAACAACGTGTGGCGATTGCGCGTGCTTTAGCCATGAATCCAGAAGTCATGTTATTTGATGAACCGACATCTGCATTAGACCCAGAGTTAGTCAATGACGTACTCAAGGTGATCAAAGATTTGGCTAACGAAGGTATGACGATGGTCATTGTGACGCATGAAATGCGCTTTGCACGTGAAGTGTCAGATCGTGTTATTTTCATCAATGAAGGTCTCATTGGTGAAGAAGGTAAGCCAGAAGTATTGTTTAACCAGCCACAAACAGAAGAATTGAAGAAATTCTTTAATGTCATAGATATTTAG
- the rplM gene encoding 50S ribosomal protein L13 yields the protein MRQTFMANESNIERKWYVIDAEGQTLGRLSSEVASILRGKNKVTYTPHVDTGDYVIIINASKIQFTGKKETDKIYYRHSNHPGGLKSITAGELRATNPERLLEKSIKGMLPSSRLGEKQGKKLFVYGGAEHPHAAQQPENYELRG from the coding sequence ATGCGTCAAACTTTCATGGCTAACGAATCAAACATTGAACGCAAATGGTACGTTATTGATGCTGAAGGACAAACTTTAGGTCGTTTATCATCAGAAGTAGCGTCTATCTTACGCGGTAAAAATAAAGTAACTTACACACCACACGTTGATACAGGTGACTATGTAATCATCATCAACGCTTCAAAAATCCAATTCACTGGTAAAAAAGAAACTGACAAAATTTACTACCGTCACTCAAATCACCCAGGTGGTTTAAAATCAATCACTGCTGGTGAATTAAGAGCAACTAACCCAGAGCGTTTATTAGAAAAATCAATCAAAGGTATGTTACCAAGTTCACGTTTAGGTGAAAAACAAGGTAAAAAATTATTTGTCTATGGTGGCGCTGAACATCCACACGCTGCACAACAACCAGAAAACTACGAGTTACGTGGTTAA
- a CDS encoding energy-coupling factor transporter transmembrane component T family protein codes for MKDKLIIGRYLPLDSVLHRLDPRSKFLFVFLFIIVIFFSHDWLAYIWLGFVLYVFLRLGRIPLWFLLKGLLPLFVFLSLTLLMHLFLTKGGVRLFEWGIISIDSHGLQEGLLIVLRLSYIMIISTILTLTTSPLDLTDAFDRLFKPLRYLKIPVAALSMMMAIALRFIPTLMEELDKIINAQKSRGAAFASGSLMSRIKAFVPLFIPLFISAFQRAEELAIAMEVRGYDANAERTSYRRLEWQLQDTVALFCIIPIAAVSLTIRYII; via the coding sequence ATGAAAGATAAGTTGATTATTGGTCGTTATTTACCTTTGGATTCAGTATTACATCGTCTAGATCCACGCAGTAAATTTTTGTTTGTTTTTTTATTTATTATTGTCATTTTCTTCAGTCATGACTGGTTAGCATATATATGGCTTGGCTTCGTTCTATATGTTTTTTTAAGATTGGGACGTATCCCCTTGTGGTTTTTACTAAAGGGATTGTTACCACTATTTGTGTTTTTAAGTTTAACGTTGTTGATGCACCTATTTTTAACAAAAGGCGGGGTACGGCTGTTTGAGTGGGGGATTATTTCAATTGATTCACACGGATTGCAAGAAGGACTGTTGATTGTTTTACGGTTATCATATATCATGATTATTTCAACCATCTTGACATTGACGACAAGTCCGCTTGATTTGACAGATGCCTTTGATCGATTATTCAAGCCGTTGAGATATTTGAAAATCCCAGTAGCAGCATTAAGCATGATGATGGCGATTGCACTGCGTTTTATTCCAACTTTGATGGAAGAACTTGATAAGATTATTAATGCACAAAAATCACGGGGCGCAGCATTTGCGAGCGGTTCTTTAATGTCGAGAATTAAAGCATTTGTTCCATTATTTATTCCATTGTTCATTTCAGCATTTCAGCGTGCAGAAGAACTCGCTATTGCGATGGAAGTACGTGGATACGATGCGAATGCAGAGCGCACAAGTTATCGACGTCTCGAATGGCAATTGCAAGATACAGTCGCATTATTCTGTATTATTCCGATTGCCGCTGTCTCTTTGACGATTCGTTATATTATATAG
- a CDS encoding TetR/AcrR family transcriptional regulator, translated as MNKNDLRYRKTEFNLYNSYLTLLEKISDKEITITKICEQALCSRNTFYLHYTSKDHLHESMVTALLEKMASAFMSHVEHARQISTKHYISYNEAIINSVIENKRVLTVFIKNDDGSFFKQFNKNIESTVYHETSSLSQHEDLTTRKLFAAYLSSSVTGFIFEWLSNDDITDEAAKKALHQIHIHTMSTVTKTL; from the coding sequence ATGAATAAAAATGATTTACGTTATCGAAAAACTGAATTCAATTTATACAACAGCTACTTAACTTTATTAGAAAAAATCTCCGATAAAGAGATTACAATCACTAAAATATGTGAACAAGCACTATGTAGTCGTAATACATTTTATCTACATTACACATCTAAAGATCATTTGCATGAATCAATGGTGACAGCCTTACTAGAAAAGATGGCAAGTGCTTTTATGTCTCATGTTGAACATGCTCGTCAAATTAGTACAAAACACTACATTTCTTATAATGAAGCAATCATCAATAGTGTCATCGAAAATAAACGGGTCCTCACTGTATTTATAAAAAACGATGACGGCTCTTTCTTTAAACAATTCAACAAAAATATAGAGTCAACCGTTTATCATGAAACTTCTTCCCTTTCCCAACATGAAGATTTAACGACACGAAAGCTATTTGCAGCGTACCTTTCTTCAAGTGTCACTGGATTTATTTTTGAATGGCTCAGCAATGATGACATTACAGATGAAGCAGCAAAGAAAGCACTCCATCAGATTCATATTCACACAATGTCTACTGTTACAAAAACGTTATAG
- a CDS encoding ATP-binding protein gives MDTLTFKDKKKFSGSIVKQIEEILNYLRLINKNEITFGSNGRRIESFSYPQDAIREALMNAFTHRDYLMTSDIKIEIYDDRIEISSPGSLPDGLTIEDIKRGANAKRNPILINAMDKMDYIENYGSGIRRIFSLYKGFNKQPILIATDNLFTVVLFNKNYKLNKIPTNQKLTEIVEFLSDGKLASRQEIQEAMGLQKSYTSELIAKLKKLEIIGSKGRGPGTRYYLIRN, from the coding sequence ATGGATACGTTAACTTTTAAAGATAAGAAAAAGTTTTCAGGTTCGATTGTGAAGCAAATAGAAGAAATTTTGAACTATTTACGTTTGATTAATAAAAATGAGATTACTTTTGGTAGTAACGGGAGAAGAATTGAATCATTCTCTTATCCTCAAGATGCAATTCGTGAAGCATTGATGAATGCATTTACCCATAGAGACTATCTAATGACATCAGATATTAAGATAGAAATATACGATGATAGAATTGAGATTTCTTCACCAGGTTCTTTACCAGACGGATTGACGATTGAAGACATCAAAAGAGGTGCAAATGCTAAACGTAATCCAATATTAATCAATGCAATGGATAAAATGGATTATATTGAAAACTATGGTTCAGGAATAAGAAGAATCTTTTCATTATATAAAGGTTTTAATAAACAACCTATTTTGATAGCAACAGATAATCTTTTCACAGTAGTATTATTTAACAAAAATTATAAGTTAAATAAAATACCTACTAATCAGAAACTGACAGAGATTGTAGAATTTCTATCAGATGGTAAGTTAGCGAGTAGACAAGAAATTCAAGAAGCAATGGGACTTCAAAAAAGTTATACATCTGAGTTAATTGCTAAACTGAAGAAGTTAGAGATTATCGGATCTAAAGGTAGAGGTCCAGGCACTAGATATTATTTGATTAGAAACTAA
- a CDS encoding amino acid ABC transporter permease: MFQNLNNEQIHALEAAKQAFLPMLEGLIKYSIPITIVTFVIGLILALFTALMRISSSKVLRGIARFYVSIIRGTPMIVQLFIIFYGIPEIGRLATGNADNQLTLTPVVAAIIGLSLNVGAYASEILRGGIMSIPKGQTEAAYSIGMSYKQTVQRIILPQAIRVSIPALGNTFLSLVKDTSLLGFILVAEMFRKAQEVASTTYEFLTIYLLVALLYWITCFIISVIQSYYESYIERGYRS, from the coding sequence ATGTTTCAGAACCTAAATAATGAACAGATTCACGCATTAGAAGCTGCGAAACAAGCTTTTTTACCTATGTTAGAAGGCTTAATTAAGTACTCTATACCAATAACAATTGTTACATTTGTTATTGGTTTAATTTTAGCCTTATTTACTGCATTAATGCGTATTTCAAGCAGTAAAGTTTTGAGAGGGATTGCACGTTTTTATGTATCGATTATTCGAGGTACACCGATGATCGTACAATTATTCATTATCTTTTATGGTATTCCTGAAATAGGTAGACTTGCGACCGGCAATGCGGACAATCAGCTCACTTTAACACCAGTTGTAGCGGCGATTATTGGTCTGTCATTAAATGTAGGTGCTTATGCTTCTGAAATTTTAAGAGGGGGCATCATGTCTATTCCAAAAGGGCAGACTGAAGCTGCGTATTCAATAGGGATGAGCTATAAGCAAACAGTTCAACGTATTATTTTACCTCAAGCAATCAGAGTATCTATTCCAGCTTTAGGTAATACATTTTTAAGCTTAGTGAAAGATACATCATTATTAGGCTTCATCCTTGTGGCAGAGATGTTCAGAAAAGCACAAGAAGTGGCATCGACAACGTATGAATTTTTAACAATCTACTTACTTGTCGCCTTGTTATATTGGATTACATGTTTCATCATTTCTGTGATTCAATCATATTATGAATCTTATATTGAAAGAGGGTATCGCTCATGA
- a CDS encoding glycerate kinase family protein: MKIVVIPSGFKESLSAEEVGMAIKQGIDKVDNSHDVNVIPMVDGGEGFAKTIVKLKAGKLIHHKVTGPIGEEIDAYYGVFYENGLQTAVIEMAVIAGLKNVPKHMRNPLKTTTYGVGEMILKAIEDGAERILIGCGDSGTNDGGIGMAQALGVRCFDATGHQIQVVGGGDIHHIHKIDYSDLNVDIKRIPIDVAVNWDNILCGESGVAKVYGPQKGATPEQVALLARNLEYLAELYGEISTKDLKYGQGTGASGGLGAGLIAICGAKLHPRFEIIMKYIQISDAIQNADLVFTAEGCLDYQTPHGKIPSEVARIAKVYQKPVIALAGTIGKNAKINYDNGIDAFVSIIPQPATLEDAMMDASRWLKNCAENAMRKVMIGIIIGKAMKSHVV; the protein is encoded by the coding sequence ATGAAAATAGTAGTAATTCCATCTGGATTTAAAGAAAGTTTAAGTGCAGAAGAAGTTGGAATGGCGATTAAGCAAGGCATTGATAAAGTAGATAATTCACATGATGTGAATGTGATACCTATGGTAGATGGTGGAGAAGGTTTTGCCAAGACGATTGTGAAGTTGAAGGCTGGGAAGTTGATTCACCATAAAGTGACAGGTCCCATAGGTGAAGAAATTGATGCATATTATGGTGTATTTTATGAAAATGGCTTGCAAACAGCTGTTATTGAAATGGCTGTCATTGCAGGATTAAAAAATGTTCCTAAGCATATGAGAAACCCTTTGAAAACGACGACGTATGGTGTTGGAGAAATGATTTTAAAGGCGATTGAAGATGGGGCAGAGCGCATCTTAATTGGCTGTGGTGATTCCGGTACAAACGATGGTGGTATTGGTATGGCGCAAGCACTTGGTGTTCGCTGTTTTGATGCAACGGGTCATCAAATACAAGTCGTTGGTGGTGGTGATATTCATCATATCCATAAAATAGATTATAGTGACTTAAATGTAGATATTAAACGTATCCCAATTGATGTTGCAGTGAACTGGGATAATATCCTTTGCGGAGAATCAGGTGTCGCAAAAGTATATGGTCCACAAAAAGGAGCAACGCCAGAACAAGTCGCTTTATTAGCTAGAAACTTAGAATATTTAGCTGAGTTATATGGAGAAATATCAACGAAAGACCTAAAATACGGTCAAGGTACAGGCGCATCAGGCGGTTTAGGTGCAGGTCTCATTGCCATTTGTGGTGCAAAGTTGCATCCAAGATTTGAAATCATTATGAAGTATATTCAAATTTCAGATGCGATTCAAAACGCAGACTTAGTTTTTACTGCGGAAGGTTGTTTAGATTATCAAACACCGCATGGGAAAATTCCGTCAGAAGTTGCTAGGATAGCGAAAGTCTATCAGAAGCCAGTGATTGCATTAGCAGGTACAATTGGTAAAAATGCAAAGATCAATTATGATAACGGTATTGATGCGTTTGTCAGTATTATTCCCCAACCTGCGACGTTAGAAGATGCAATGATGGATGCGAGTCGATGGCTCAAGAACTGTGCAGAGAATGCGATGCGTAAAGTCATGATTGGCATTATTATCGGAAAAGCGATGAAGTCACATGTCGTTTAA
- the rpsI gene encoding 30S ribosomal protein S9: MAQVEYKGTGRRKHSVARVRLVPGEGNITVNGKDVRDYLPFESLILDLNQPFDVTETKGNYDVLVNVHGGGFTGQAQAIRHGIARALLEADPEYRGSLKRAGLLTRDPRMKERKKPGLKAARRSPQFSKR, encoded by the coding sequence TTGGCACAAGTTGAATATAAAGGCACAGGCCGTCGTAAACACTCAGTAGCACGTGTACGTTTAGTACCAGGTGAAGGTAACATCACAGTTAACGGTAAAGATGTACGTGACTACTTACCATTCGAATCATTAATCTTAGACTTAAACCAACCATTCGACGTTACAGAAACTAAAGGTAACTATGATGTTTTAGTTAACGTTCACGGTGGTGGTTTCACTGGACAAGCACAAGCTATCCGTCACGGTATCGCACGTGCATTATTAGAAGCAGATCCTGAGTACAGAGGTTCATTAAAACGCGCTGGTCTCTTAACACGTGACCCACGTATGAAAGAACGTAAAAAACCAGGTCTTAAAGCTGCACGTCGTTCACCACAATTCTCAAAACGTTAA